In Melanotaenia boesemani isolate fMelBoe1 chromosome 18, fMelBoe1.pri, whole genome shotgun sequence, the following proteins share a genomic window:
- the LOC121629303 gene encoding transmembrane protein 241 isoform X1 — MQWRRHITGLAFSFVFIVSYFTNKFVLSVLKFTYPTLFQGWQTFIGAVLLLLCGKLGWVEMSRITRSAALSWLPGSFLFVGNIYAGSRALSRIDIPYFFTLQNSSHVVGYIIIKLLYREQNTQWLKFSGICLILLSAICLPLCDPQFDYSSYLWAVCHLLSVGSYRVFQVHNKSSNLSDFEQQCINYLFSVFLLALAAHPTGDFMGALEFPSLQSHTFYCGCCASALLGFFLLLATVKLKRGLSLVHLEVWVFMSKVTAMFLSPFIFHMDFNTRSLSCVVISHVGEALLVYSDRDSHL, encoded by the exons ATGCAGTGGAGAAGACACATTACTGGCCTTGCttttagctttgttttcattgtttcataTTTCACGAATAAG TTTGTTCTGTCTGTGTTAAAATTCACCTATCCCACATTATTTCAAGG aTGGCAGACATTTATAGGAGCcgtcctgctcctcctgtgtggAAAGCTGGGATGGGTGGAAATGAGTCGCATCACCAG ATCTGCTGCTCTCTCCTGGCTCCCAGGTTCGTTTCTCTTTGTGGGAAACATATATGCTGGTTCTAGGGCCTTATCACGCATT GACATTCCCTATTTCTTCACTCTTCAGAATTCTTCTCATGTTGTTGGTTATATAATCATCAAACTCCTCTACAGAGAG CAGAATACACAATGGCTTAAATTTTCCGg CATATGCCTCATACTGCTCTCAGCCATCTGCCTTCCTCTGTGTGACCCTCAG TTTGACTACAGCAGTTACCTGTGGGCTGTCTGCCATCTGCTCAGTGTTG GTTCCTACAGAGTGTTTCAAGTTCACAACAAGTCTAGTAACCTGAG TGATTTTGAGCAGCAGTGCATCAACTACTTGTTCAG tgtgtttCTACTGGCCCTCGCTGCTCACCCAACAG GAGACTTCATGGGTGCCTTGGAGTTCCCCTCTCTTCAGTCCCACACATTTTACTGTGGTTGCTGCGCCAG CGCTTTGCTGGGTTTTTTCTTACTGTTGGCGACGGTCAAGTTAAAACGTGGGTTGTCTCTTGTGCACCTTGAGGTGTGGGTGTTCATGTCTAAG GTTACTGCCATGTTCCTCTCCCCGTTTATTTTCCACATGGACTTTAACACCCGGTCTCTTTCTTG TGTGGTCATCAGTCATGTCGGAGAGGCCCTGCTCGTCTATTCAGACAGAGACTCTCATCTCTGA
- the LOC121629303 gene encoding transmembrane protein 241 isoform X2, whose protein sequence is MQWRRHITGLAFSFVFIVSYFTNKFVLSVLKFTYPTLFQGWQTFIGAVLLLLCGKLGWVEMSRITRSAALSWLPGSFLFVGNIYAGSRALSRIDIPYFFTLQNSSHVVGYIIIKLLYRENTQWLKFSGICLILLSAICLPLCDPQFDYSSYLWAVCHLLSVGSYRVFQVHNKSSNLSDFEQQCINYLFSVFLLALAAHPTGDFMGALEFPSLQSHTFYCGCCASALLGFFLLLATVKLKRGLSLVHLEVWVFMSKVTAMFLSPFIFHMDFNTRSLSCVVISHVGEALLVYSDRDSHL, encoded by the exons ATGCAGTGGAGAAGACACATTACTGGCCTTGCttttagctttgttttcattgtttcataTTTCACGAATAAG TTTGTTCTGTCTGTGTTAAAATTCACCTATCCCACATTATTTCAAGG aTGGCAGACATTTATAGGAGCcgtcctgctcctcctgtgtggAAAGCTGGGATGGGTGGAAATGAGTCGCATCACCAG ATCTGCTGCTCTCTCCTGGCTCCCAGGTTCGTTTCTCTTTGTGGGAAACATATATGCTGGTTCTAGGGCCTTATCACGCATT GACATTCCCTATTTCTTCACTCTTCAGAATTCTTCTCATGTTGTTGGTTATATAATCATCAAACTCCTCTACAGAGAG AATACACAATGGCTTAAATTTTCCGg CATATGCCTCATACTGCTCTCAGCCATCTGCCTTCCTCTGTGTGACCCTCAG TTTGACTACAGCAGTTACCTGTGGGCTGTCTGCCATCTGCTCAGTGTTG GTTCCTACAGAGTGTTTCAAGTTCACAACAAGTCTAGTAACCTGAG TGATTTTGAGCAGCAGTGCATCAACTACTTGTTCAG tgtgtttCTACTGGCCCTCGCTGCTCACCCAACAG GAGACTTCATGGGTGCCTTGGAGTTCCCCTCTCTTCAGTCCCACACATTTTACTGTGGTTGCTGCGCCAG CGCTTTGCTGGGTTTTTTCTTACTGTTGGCGACGGTCAAGTTAAAACGTGGGTTGTCTCTTGTGCACCTTGAGGTGTGGGTGTTCATGTCTAAG GTTACTGCCATGTTCCTCTCCCCGTTTATTTTCCACATGGACTTTAACACCCGGTCTCTTTCTTG TGTGGTCATCAGTCATGTCGGAGAGGCCCTGCTCGTCTATTCAGACAGAGACTCTCATCTCTGA
- the nsmaf gene encoding protein FAN isoform X2 — MAFFRTQERTKERFSLLLLDLEEYYLEQHTAYHVTNGSKKEKKIRGSFKVCSRSIIFDPEDLAEPIIKIHLRDCKNIEFVEKDNNPFNEPKPPAICVSCEQVIFIKDSNVIAPYRNERLHRASCLEKLGDQTAMIAANLQSRLARSSFDKNCFQNVAEKLHMECAVEMVMPLVSNPGHVCITDENLYFQPLNGYPEHVIQIKLHQIRRIYKRRHGLRPLGLEVFCTENDFCSDIYLKFYNTADRDEIYYYIATFLENHMTEHTAESYMLQWQRGHLCNYQYLLHLNNLADRSCNDLSQYPVFPWVVADYTGSQLDLTKASTFRDLSKPVGALNKERLDRLLARYRGMPEPRFMYGSHYSSPGYVLFYLVRVAPEHMLCLQNGRYDQADRMFNSISETWKNCLEGATDFKELIPEFYGNDSNFLENRLNLDLGRRQNGRLVGDVVLPPWASDAGDFLQKHRAALESQYVSEHLHEWIDLVFGFKQRGSEAVAAHNVFHPLTYEGGIDCDSIEDTDQRIAMLTQILEFGQTPKQLFTSPHPQRITPRFQNITRSSSISSPISELSPASQSEDSSFEDLTEESRKLAWTNMGSLTLISSHKIHKEAVTGIAVTRDGSSIFSTSQDSTLKMFSKELKDFQRSMSFSNMALSSCLMLSDGKTVVCSSWDNNVYFYSVPYGRRQDTLMGHDDAVSEMCWFDDRLYTASWDSTVKVWQCAANNMSSHKRSQFQLLAELEHDAGVNAVGLNPAGTLLVSGCKDGTISIWDTSSYETLQQVHCHSGTIHHSAFSPDSRHVLSVGADSSMKVTDVQTGMVISSVKMEEEQRCFCWDGNSVLCGGQSGDLLLWDLLSNTVTKRIPAHSGPVTAMWMSELCNTLITGGEDRQIIFWKLQS, encoded by the exons ATGGCATTTTTTAGGACGCAAGAGCGGACTAAAGAAAG GTTTTCTCTGTTGTTGCTGGATTTAGAGGAATACTACCTCGAGCAGCACACCGCCTACCATGTGACAAATGGGTCAAAAAAGGAGAA aaaaatCAGAGGTTCATTCAAGGTTTGTTCCAGATCCATCATATTTGATCCCGAGGACCTCGCAGAGCCAATTATAAAG ATTCATCTGCGAGACTGTAAGAACATCGAGTTTGTAGAGAAAGACAACAACCCGTTCAACGA GCCTAAGCCACCAGCCATATGTGTTTCATGTGAACAG gttattttcatcaaagaCAGCAACGTTATCGCTCCGTACCGAAATGAAAGG CTCCATAGGGCGTCCTGTTTAGAAAAGCTTGGAGATCAGACTGCAATG ATTGCTGCTAATCTTCAGTCCCGACTGGCGAGGTCATCATTTGACAAGAACTG CTTTCAGAATGTTGCAGAGAAGCTGCACATGGAGTGTGCAGTGGAGATGGTCATGCCACTAGTGTCCAATCCAGGCCACGTCTGCATAACGGATGAAAACCTCTACTTCCAGCCTCTTAATGGATATCCG GAGCATGTGATTCAAATCAAGCTTCACCAAATCAGGAGAATCTACAAAAGGCGACACGGTCTCAGACCTCTG GGTCTGGAGGTTTTCTGCACTGAGAACGACTTCTGCTCAGACATCTACCTGAAGTTTTACAACACAGCTGACAGAGATGAAATCTATTATTACATCGCCACTTTTCTGG AAAATCACATGACGGAGCATACGGCGGAGAGCTACATGCTACAGTGGCAGCGCGGTCATCTCTGTAACTACCAGTACCTCCTCCACCTCAACAACCTGGCTGACCGCAGCTGCAACGACCTCTCCCAGTACCCCGTCTTCCCCTGGGTCGTGGCCGACTACACCGGCTCACAGTTAG ATTTGACGAAAGCTTCCACGTTCAGAGACCTGAGCAAACCTGTGGGGGCACTAAATAAAGAGCGACTGGACAGACTTCTG GCTCGGTACAGAGGCATGCCCGAACCTCGTTTCATGTATGGAAGTCACTACTCATCTCCAGGATATGTTCTTTTTTACCTGGTCAGAGTCG CTCCAGAGCACATGCTGTGTCTCCAAAATGGCCGATATGACCAAGCAGATCGCATGTTCAACAG CATCAGTGAAACATGGAAAAACTGCCTGGAGGGAGCGACTGACTTCAAAGAG ctgattcCAGAGTTTTATGGTAACGACTCCAACTTCCTGGAAAACCGGCTGAATCTCGATCTGGGCAGAAGGCAGAATGGAAGATTAGTCGGTGATGTTGTTCTCCCACCTTGGGCCTCAG aTGCTGGAGATTTTCTTCAAAAGCACCGGGCAGCTCTGGAGAGTCAGTATGTATCGGAGCATCTTCATGAATGGATTGACCTGGTGTTTGGCTTCAAACAGAGAGGCAGCGAAGCTGTGGCAGCTCATAACG tttttcacCCGCTGACCTACGAAGGTGGCATAGACTGTGACAG CATCGAGGACACGGATCAAAGAATTGCCATGCTCACCCAGATCCTGGAGTTTGGCCAGACCCCCAAGCAGCTGTTCACCAGCCCTCATCCTCAGAGGATCACACCCAGGTTTCAGAACATCACGCGAAGCTCCAGCATCAGCTCACCCATCAGTGAGCTGTCTCCAG CCTCTCAGAGTGAGGACTCATCCTTTGAAGATTTGACTGAGGAAAGCAGGAAGCTGGCCTGGACAAACATGGGAAGTCTGACGCTCATCTCCAGCCATAAGATCCATAAGGA AGCTGTGACGGGCATTGCTGTGACTCGAGATGGATCTTCTATTTTTTCTACATCCCAag ATTCAAcacttaaaatgttttccaaagAGCTGAAGGACTTCCAGAGGAGCATGTCTTTCTCTAACATG GCGTTGTCGTCTTGCTTGATGCTGTCAGATGGTAAAACGGTGGTGTGTTCTTCATGGGACAACAATGT CTATTTCTACTCCGTCCCGTACGGCCGGCGGCAGGACACGCTGATGGGTCACGATGATGCCGTCAGTGAGATGTGCTGGTTTGATGACCGACTGTACACGGCGTCTTGGGATTCTACTGTGAAG GTTTGGCAGTGTGCTGCAAACAACATGTCCAGCCACAAGAGATCCCAGTTTCAGTTGCTGGCTGAGTTGGAGCACGATGCCGGG GTGAATGCTGTGGGTCTGAATCCGGCCGGGACTCTGCTGGTTTCTGGCTGTAAAGATGGAACGATCTCTATCTGGGACACCAGCAGCTACGAGACTCTTCAGCAGGTTCACTGCCACAGTGGAACCATCCACCACTCGGCCTTCAGTCCTG ATAGCAGACATGTTCTCAGTGTGGGCGCAGATTCGTCCATGAAGGTCACAGACGTCCAGACGGGAATGGTGATCTCATCtgtgaagatggaggaggagcagag GTGTTTCTGCTGGGATGGAAACTCAGTGCTTTGTGGAGGACAGTCTGGTGACCTCTTGTTATGGGACCTGCTCAGTAACACCGTCACCAAGAGGATCCCTGCACACTCAG GTCCTGTTACAGCCATGTGGATGAGTGAGCTGTGCAACACACTGATCACaggtggagaggacagacagatcATCTTCTGGAAGCTGCAGAGTTAA
- the nsmaf gene encoding protein FAN isoform X1, protein MAFFRTQERTKERFSLLLLDLEEYYLEQHTAYHVTNGSKKEKKIRGSFKVCSRSIIFDPEDLAEPIIKIHLRDCKNIEFVEKDNNPFNEPKPPAICVSCEQVIFIKDSNVIAPYRNERGAKKMTFQLEVWSKTEDVVQTLLQLHRASCLEKLGDQTAMIAANLQSRLARSSFDKNCFQNVAEKLHMECAVEMVMPLVSNPGHVCITDENLYFQPLNGYPEHVIQIKLHQIRRIYKRRHGLRPLGLEVFCTENDFCSDIYLKFYNTADRDEIYYYIATFLENHMTEHTAESYMLQWQRGHLCNYQYLLHLNNLADRSCNDLSQYPVFPWVVADYTGSQLDLTKASTFRDLSKPVGALNKERLDRLLARYRGMPEPRFMYGSHYSSPGYVLFYLVRVAPEHMLCLQNGRYDQADRMFNSISETWKNCLEGATDFKELIPEFYGNDSNFLENRLNLDLGRRQNGRLVGDVVLPPWASDAGDFLQKHRAALESQYVSEHLHEWIDLVFGFKQRGSEAVAAHNVFHPLTYEGGIDCDSIEDTDQRIAMLTQILEFGQTPKQLFTSPHPQRITPRFQNITRSSSISSPISELSPASQSEDSSFEDLTEESRKLAWTNMGSLTLISSHKIHKEAVTGIAVTRDGSSIFSTSQDSTLKMFSKELKDFQRSMSFSNMALSSCLMLSDGKTVVCSSWDNNVYFYSVPYGRRQDTLMGHDDAVSEMCWFDDRLYTASWDSTVKVWQCAANNMSSHKRSQFQLLAELEHDAGVNAVGLNPAGTLLVSGCKDGTISIWDTSSYETLQQVHCHSGTIHHSAFSPDSRHVLSVGADSSMKVTDVQTGMVISSVKMEEEQRCFCWDGNSVLCGGQSGDLLLWDLLSNTVTKRIPAHSGPVTAMWMSELCNTLITGGEDRQIIFWKLQS, encoded by the exons ATGGCATTTTTTAGGACGCAAGAGCGGACTAAAGAAAG GTTTTCTCTGTTGTTGCTGGATTTAGAGGAATACTACCTCGAGCAGCACACCGCCTACCATGTGACAAATGGGTCAAAAAAGGAGAA aaaaatCAGAGGTTCATTCAAGGTTTGTTCCAGATCCATCATATTTGATCCCGAGGACCTCGCAGAGCCAATTATAAAG ATTCATCTGCGAGACTGTAAGAACATCGAGTTTGTAGAGAAAGACAACAACCCGTTCAACGA GCCTAAGCCACCAGCCATATGTGTTTCATGTGAACAG gttattttcatcaaagaCAGCAACGTTATCGCTCCGTACCGAAATGAAAGG GGAGCAAAGAAAATGACCTTTCAGTTGGAAGTTTGGAGTAAAACCGAAGATGTtgttcagacgttgctgcag CTCCATAGGGCGTCCTGTTTAGAAAAGCTTGGAGATCAGACTGCAATG ATTGCTGCTAATCTTCAGTCCCGACTGGCGAGGTCATCATTTGACAAGAACTG CTTTCAGAATGTTGCAGAGAAGCTGCACATGGAGTGTGCAGTGGAGATGGTCATGCCACTAGTGTCCAATCCAGGCCACGTCTGCATAACGGATGAAAACCTCTACTTCCAGCCTCTTAATGGATATCCG GAGCATGTGATTCAAATCAAGCTTCACCAAATCAGGAGAATCTACAAAAGGCGACACGGTCTCAGACCTCTG GGTCTGGAGGTTTTCTGCACTGAGAACGACTTCTGCTCAGACATCTACCTGAAGTTTTACAACACAGCTGACAGAGATGAAATCTATTATTACATCGCCACTTTTCTGG AAAATCACATGACGGAGCATACGGCGGAGAGCTACATGCTACAGTGGCAGCGCGGTCATCTCTGTAACTACCAGTACCTCCTCCACCTCAACAACCTGGCTGACCGCAGCTGCAACGACCTCTCCCAGTACCCCGTCTTCCCCTGGGTCGTGGCCGACTACACCGGCTCACAGTTAG ATTTGACGAAAGCTTCCACGTTCAGAGACCTGAGCAAACCTGTGGGGGCACTAAATAAAGAGCGACTGGACAGACTTCTG GCTCGGTACAGAGGCATGCCCGAACCTCGTTTCATGTATGGAAGTCACTACTCATCTCCAGGATATGTTCTTTTTTACCTGGTCAGAGTCG CTCCAGAGCACATGCTGTGTCTCCAAAATGGCCGATATGACCAAGCAGATCGCATGTTCAACAG CATCAGTGAAACATGGAAAAACTGCCTGGAGGGAGCGACTGACTTCAAAGAG ctgattcCAGAGTTTTATGGTAACGACTCCAACTTCCTGGAAAACCGGCTGAATCTCGATCTGGGCAGAAGGCAGAATGGAAGATTAGTCGGTGATGTTGTTCTCCCACCTTGGGCCTCAG aTGCTGGAGATTTTCTTCAAAAGCACCGGGCAGCTCTGGAGAGTCAGTATGTATCGGAGCATCTTCATGAATGGATTGACCTGGTGTTTGGCTTCAAACAGAGAGGCAGCGAAGCTGTGGCAGCTCATAACG tttttcacCCGCTGACCTACGAAGGTGGCATAGACTGTGACAG CATCGAGGACACGGATCAAAGAATTGCCATGCTCACCCAGATCCTGGAGTTTGGCCAGACCCCCAAGCAGCTGTTCACCAGCCCTCATCCTCAGAGGATCACACCCAGGTTTCAGAACATCACGCGAAGCTCCAGCATCAGCTCACCCATCAGTGAGCTGTCTCCAG CCTCTCAGAGTGAGGACTCATCCTTTGAAGATTTGACTGAGGAAAGCAGGAAGCTGGCCTGGACAAACATGGGAAGTCTGACGCTCATCTCCAGCCATAAGATCCATAAGGA AGCTGTGACGGGCATTGCTGTGACTCGAGATGGATCTTCTATTTTTTCTACATCCCAag ATTCAAcacttaaaatgttttccaaagAGCTGAAGGACTTCCAGAGGAGCATGTCTTTCTCTAACATG GCGTTGTCGTCTTGCTTGATGCTGTCAGATGGTAAAACGGTGGTGTGTTCTTCATGGGACAACAATGT CTATTTCTACTCCGTCCCGTACGGCCGGCGGCAGGACACGCTGATGGGTCACGATGATGCCGTCAGTGAGATGTGCTGGTTTGATGACCGACTGTACACGGCGTCTTGGGATTCTACTGTGAAG GTTTGGCAGTGTGCTGCAAACAACATGTCCAGCCACAAGAGATCCCAGTTTCAGTTGCTGGCTGAGTTGGAGCACGATGCCGGG GTGAATGCTGTGGGTCTGAATCCGGCCGGGACTCTGCTGGTTTCTGGCTGTAAAGATGGAACGATCTCTATCTGGGACACCAGCAGCTACGAGACTCTTCAGCAGGTTCACTGCCACAGTGGAACCATCCACCACTCGGCCTTCAGTCCTG ATAGCAGACATGTTCTCAGTGTGGGCGCAGATTCGTCCATGAAGGTCACAGACGTCCAGACGGGAATGGTGATCTCATCtgtgaagatggaggaggagcagag GTGTTTCTGCTGGGATGGAAACTCAGTGCTTTGTGGAGGACAGTCTGGTGACCTCTTGTTATGGGACCTGCTCAGTAACACCGTCACCAAGAGGATCCCTGCACACTCAG GTCCTGTTACAGCCATGTGGATGAGTGAGCTGTGCAACACACTGATCACaggtggagaggacagacagatcATCTTCTGGAAGCTGCAGAGTTAA
- the nsmaf gene encoding protein FAN isoform X3 has protein sequence MGQKRRSKKIRGSFKVCSRSIIFDPEDLAEPIIKIHLRDCKNIEFVEKDNNPFNEPKPPAICVSCEQVIFIKDSNVIAPYRNERGAKKMTFQLEVWSKTEDVVQTLLQLHRASCLEKLGDQTAMIAANLQSRLARSSFDKNCFQNVAEKLHMECAVEMVMPLVSNPGHVCITDENLYFQPLNGYPEHVIQIKLHQIRRIYKRRHGLRPLGLEVFCTENDFCSDIYLKFYNTADRDEIYYYIATFLENHMTEHTAESYMLQWQRGHLCNYQYLLHLNNLADRSCNDLSQYPVFPWVVADYTGSQLDLTKASTFRDLSKPVGALNKERLDRLLARYRGMPEPRFMYGSHYSSPGYVLFYLVRVAPEHMLCLQNGRYDQADRMFNSISETWKNCLEGATDFKELIPEFYGNDSNFLENRLNLDLGRRQNGRLVGDVVLPPWASDAGDFLQKHRAALESQYVSEHLHEWIDLVFGFKQRGSEAVAAHNVFHPLTYEGGIDCDSIEDTDQRIAMLTQILEFGQTPKQLFTSPHPQRITPRFQNITRSSSISSPISELSPASQSEDSSFEDLTEESRKLAWTNMGSLTLISSHKIHKEAVTGIAVTRDGSSIFSTSQDSTLKMFSKELKDFQRSMSFSNMALSSCLMLSDGKTVVCSSWDNNVYFYSVPYGRRQDTLMGHDDAVSEMCWFDDRLYTASWDSTVKVWQCAANNMSSHKRSQFQLLAELEHDAGVNAVGLNPAGTLLVSGCKDGTISIWDTSSYETLQQVHCHSGTIHHSAFSPDSRHVLSVGADSSMKVTDVQTGMVISSVKMEEEQRCFCWDGNSVLCGGQSGDLLLWDLLSNTVTKRIPAHSGPVTAMWMSELCNTLITGGEDRQIIFWKLQS, from the exons ATGGGTCAAAAAAGGAGAAGTAA aaaaatCAGAGGTTCATTCAAGGTTTGTTCCAGATCCATCATATTTGATCCCGAGGACCTCGCAGAGCCAATTATAAAG ATTCATCTGCGAGACTGTAAGAACATCGAGTTTGTAGAGAAAGACAACAACCCGTTCAACGA GCCTAAGCCACCAGCCATATGTGTTTCATGTGAACAG gttattttcatcaaagaCAGCAACGTTATCGCTCCGTACCGAAATGAAAGG GGAGCAAAGAAAATGACCTTTCAGTTGGAAGTTTGGAGTAAAACCGAAGATGTtgttcagacgttgctgcag CTCCATAGGGCGTCCTGTTTAGAAAAGCTTGGAGATCAGACTGCAATG ATTGCTGCTAATCTTCAGTCCCGACTGGCGAGGTCATCATTTGACAAGAACTG CTTTCAGAATGTTGCAGAGAAGCTGCACATGGAGTGTGCAGTGGAGATGGTCATGCCACTAGTGTCCAATCCAGGCCACGTCTGCATAACGGATGAAAACCTCTACTTCCAGCCTCTTAATGGATATCCG GAGCATGTGATTCAAATCAAGCTTCACCAAATCAGGAGAATCTACAAAAGGCGACACGGTCTCAGACCTCTG GGTCTGGAGGTTTTCTGCACTGAGAACGACTTCTGCTCAGACATCTACCTGAAGTTTTACAACACAGCTGACAGAGATGAAATCTATTATTACATCGCCACTTTTCTGG AAAATCACATGACGGAGCATACGGCGGAGAGCTACATGCTACAGTGGCAGCGCGGTCATCTCTGTAACTACCAGTACCTCCTCCACCTCAACAACCTGGCTGACCGCAGCTGCAACGACCTCTCCCAGTACCCCGTCTTCCCCTGGGTCGTGGCCGACTACACCGGCTCACAGTTAG ATTTGACGAAAGCTTCCACGTTCAGAGACCTGAGCAAACCTGTGGGGGCACTAAATAAAGAGCGACTGGACAGACTTCTG GCTCGGTACAGAGGCATGCCCGAACCTCGTTTCATGTATGGAAGTCACTACTCATCTCCAGGATATGTTCTTTTTTACCTGGTCAGAGTCG CTCCAGAGCACATGCTGTGTCTCCAAAATGGCCGATATGACCAAGCAGATCGCATGTTCAACAG CATCAGTGAAACATGGAAAAACTGCCTGGAGGGAGCGACTGACTTCAAAGAG ctgattcCAGAGTTTTATGGTAACGACTCCAACTTCCTGGAAAACCGGCTGAATCTCGATCTGGGCAGAAGGCAGAATGGAAGATTAGTCGGTGATGTTGTTCTCCCACCTTGGGCCTCAG aTGCTGGAGATTTTCTTCAAAAGCACCGGGCAGCTCTGGAGAGTCAGTATGTATCGGAGCATCTTCATGAATGGATTGACCTGGTGTTTGGCTTCAAACAGAGAGGCAGCGAAGCTGTGGCAGCTCATAACG tttttcacCCGCTGACCTACGAAGGTGGCATAGACTGTGACAG CATCGAGGACACGGATCAAAGAATTGCCATGCTCACCCAGATCCTGGAGTTTGGCCAGACCCCCAAGCAGCTGTTCACCAGCCCTCATCCTCAGAGGATCACACCCAGGTTTCAGAACATCACGCGAAGCTCCAGCATCAGCTCACCCATCAGTGAGCTGTCTCCAG CCTCTCAGAGTGAGGACTCATCCTTTGAAGATTTGACTGAGGAAAGCAGGAAGCTGGCCTGGACAAACATGGGAAGTCTGACGCTCATCTCCAGCCATAAGATCCATAAGGA AGCTGTGACGGGCATTGCTGTGACTCGAGATGGATCTTCTATTTTTTCTACATCCCAag ATTCAAcacttaaaatgttttccaaagAGCTGAAGGACTTCCAGAGGAGCATGTCTTTCTCTAACATG GCGTTGTCGTCTTGCTTGATGCTGTCAGATGGTAAAACGGTGGTGTGTTCTTCATGGGACAACAATGT CTATTTCTACTCCGTCCCGTACGGCCGGCGGCAGGACACGCTGATGGGTCACGATGATGCCGTCAGTGAGATGTGCTGGTTTGATGACCGACTGTACACGGCGTCTTGGGATTCTACTGTGAAG GTTTGGCAGTGTGCTGCAAACAACATGTCCAGCCACAAGAGATCCCAGTTTCAGTTGCTGGCTGAGTTGGAGCACGATGCCGGG GTGAATGCTGTGGGTCTGAATCCGGCCGGGACTCTGCTGGTTTCTGGCTGTAAAGATGGAACGATCTCTATCTGGGACACCAGCAGCTACGAGACTCTTCAGCAGGTTCACTGCCACAGTGGAACCATCCACCACTCGGCCTTCAGTCCTG ATAGCAGACATGTTCTCAGTGTGGGCGCAGATTCGTCCATGAAGGTCACAGACGTCCAGACGGGAATGGTGATCTCATCtgtgaagatggaggaggagcagag GTGTTTCTGCTGGGATGGAAACTCAGTGCTTTGTGGAGGACAGTCTGGTGACCTCTTGTTATGGGACCTGCTCAGTAACACCGTCACCAAGAGGATCCCTGCACACTCAG GTCCTGTTACAGCCATGTGGATGAGTGAGCTGTGCAACACACTGATCACaggtggagaggacagacagatcATCTTCTGGAAGCTGCAGAGTTAA
- the LOC121629303 gene encoding transmembrane protein 241 isoform X3, producing MHLRHCICRSTCSGEDTLLALLLALFSLFHISRIRWQTFIGAVLLLLCGKLGWVEMSRITRSAALSWLPGSFLFVGNIYAGSRALSRIDIPYFFTLQNSSHVVGYIIIKLLYREQNTQWLKFSGICLILLSAICLPLCDPQFDYSSYLWAVCHLLSVGSYRVFQVHNKSSNLSDFEQQCINYLFSVFLLALAAHPTGDFMGALEFPSLQSHTFYCGCCASALLGFFLLLATVKLKRGLSLVHLEVWVFMSKVTAMFLSPFIFHMDFNTRSLSCVVISHVGEALLVYSDRDSHL from the exons ATGCACTTACGGCACTGTATCTGTAGATCGACATGCAGTGGAGAAGACACATTACTGGCCTTGCttttagctttgttttcattgtttcataTTTCACGAATAAG aTGGCAGACATTTATAGGAGCcgtcctgctcctcctgtgtggAAAGCTGGGATGGGTGGAAATGAGTCGCATCACCAG ATCTGCTGCTCTCTCCTGGCTCCCAGGTTCGTTTCTCTTTGTGGGAAACATATATGCTGGTTCTAGGGCCTTATCACGCATT GACATTCCCTATTTCTTCACTCTTCAGAATTCTTCTCATGTTGTTGGTTATATAATCATCAAACTCCTCTACAGAGAG CAGAATACACAATGGCTTAAATTTTCCGg CATATGCCTCATACTGCTCTCAGCCATCTGCCTTCCTCTGTGTGACCCTCAG TTTGACTACAGCAGTTACCTGTGGGCTGTCTGCCATCTGCTCAGTGTTG GTTCCTACAGAGTGTTTCAAGTTCACAACAAGTCTAGTAACCTGAG TGATTTTGAGCAGCAGTGCATCAACTACTTGTTCAG tgtgtttCTACTGGCCCTCGCTGCTCACCCAACAG GAGACTTCATGGGTGCCTTGGAGTTCCCCTCTCTTCAGTCCCACACATTTTACTGTGGTTGCTGCGCCAG CGCTTTGCTGGGTTTTTTCTTACTGTTGGCGACGGTCAAGTTAAAACGTGGGTTGTCTCTTGTGCACCTTGAGGTGTGGGTGTTCATGTCTAAG GTTACTGCCATGTTCCTCTCCCCGTTTATTTTCCACATGGACTTTAACACCCGGTCTCTTTCTTG TGTGGTCATCAGTCATGTCGGAGAGGCCCTGCTCGTCTATTCAGACAGAGACTCTCATCTCTGA